In Myxocyprinus asiaticus isolate MX2 ecotype Aquarium Trade chromosome 32, UBuf_Myxa_2, whole genome shotgun sequence, one genomic interval encodes:
- the LOC127422828 gene encoding ORM1-like protein 3 yields the protein MNVGTAHSEVNPNTRVMSSRGIWLTYVLGIGLLHITLLSIPFVSVPVVWTLTNLIHNICMYILLHTVKGTPFETPDQGKARLLTHWEQMDYGVQFTASRKFLTITPIILYFLTSFYTKYDRVHFVINTISLLTVLIPKLPQFHGVRLFGINKY from the exons ATGAACGTGGGTACGGCGCACAGTGAGGTGAATCCAAACACCCGCGTGATGAGCAGCAGGGGCATATGGCTCACCTATGTGCTTGGCATCGGACTCCTACACATCACATTACTCAGCATACCCTTCGTCAGCGTCCCGGTGGTTTGGACTCTCACCAACCTCATCCACAACATT TGCATGTATATCTTACTACACACGGTGAAAGGTACGCCGTTTGAGACCCCGGACCAAGGCAAGGCCCGGCTACTGACCCACTGGGAACAGATGGACTACGGGGTCCAGTTCACCGCCTCCCGAAAGTTTCTTACCATCACCCCTATAATACT GTATTTCCTGACCAGTTTCTATACAAAGTATGACAGGGTGCACTTTGTCATCAACACCATTTCCCTGCTCACTGTGCTTATCCCCAAACTGCCTCAGTTCCACGGGGTCCGTCTCTTTGGAATTAATAAGTACTGA